The genome window agtattctttgtaaaagcaaatgaaaacagCCTTTTTTTACAGGGTTAAGTGCGAATGGCCTACAAGTCACTCGCAGTCAGTTGCCGTTGCCGGTTACGTGAAGGCCAATCAAcaatctctttttttttttgtagtgtaCGCACTTTTtcaatgaatttatatttatgagtGAGCATAATAAATACGAGTATTTGGAGCTATGAGTAGTTTATGACATGGTCGGGAGATAAAACGTTTCTATGTTTCTATGTGTTCTTAATACCCAACATGACATAATTTGTGTTCATTTCGATAAGCATCTTCAGGCATACGGGGACATTTGTCTGACTAACTTTTCATCTTTCAGTCCTTcgataagaaatataaaaattttccattttaagaTTTAGTACATGAatcatcaatttattttaatatatgacGGGAATAAGACCCCCCGTTAGTGAACCGTTATATTAATTAGTTGATTTGAATACCCGTGAAAAAGCAGGTCCAGACTAATCAGCCGCTTTATTGCTTGCCTTCTGTATCATAAAATTGGCAATATTGAAAGTAGAACAGTTAACATTAAAGTTCAATTGCCTGGGCATGCTGCCAAAAACCGTATCTGTATCTCAAAGTGAGAATGCGATACTATTCGTTAACAGTCGGCACGTAAATCAATGGTCTTATGGATTAGATAAGGCAGGTAAGACGCTCAATTATTGTACTCTAACTATATTTCTCAGCCCCTAATGACTGAGTACAACTCACTCAAAGCAGTCAACCCCTCATTAAATATGTATCAAAAGGTCTATCCGCTCTGACAACGTTGATTGATGGGAAAATGATTAACTGCATGCCAAATTCGTAGTTCAGCACATTGAGTTACTACTGTAATTCTAATCATATGGCTTGCGCTGACTTGCTAGCTGCCTAATCAGTGAAGACTCGACTATTTGACGTCTTAAAATTGTGGTATTAATAGTCAAAACAGAATTTTGAAATATCTCATAATTGTTCAAGTCATTGCCTGTTGCAATATCAAGTTCAAGATTATTCTCATTCATGACGAGTAACAAAACAAGTGTTTATACTTAAATATTGTAGATGACCCTGGAGTTCATATGCTAATTGAGTCAGGAAACGGGTACTCACAAACATTATCTgatatttagtataatatgTAGGTAATACAATAGATATGCTTTGTGGTCATTATATTCCAGAAATTAgcacacaataataaaatgatgattttgcgataattgctgaaaatggcaaaagtgaaGTCTGTTGCAGGGACGGACAGATAAGCGGGGAACTATGGAATCTGTGATACATATCAAACTGTAAACACTTGTAGTTgatatttttcgaatttttgtaCACAAGGCAGGGGAGCGATGCAGAGGCCAAAGCAATAGCCGCTTGCACTACTGACTGCCTACTGCTTGATACATTTTGGTTCTTTTTTGGGATCCATATATGGATTGGAATAACTGGTTAGAGTGACCCACGCGAGGACAAGACGATGTGCGTCAAGAAGGAAGGTTTTTTGTGCGGTTGAAAACaggtttattttaattgtttcaatcaaacaaaaacaaaacaacacccAAATTCTTAACCAGTTTTTCttgtgttattatttttttaagacaAGATGGAGTAAATTCTTTTGCGCattattcacaaaatttcTCAGCATTTACATGTGTAGGATGTACTcgcatttcattgaaatttattcaGTGTCGAGTTTCGACAATTGTTTATGATGTGCACTTACCTAGTTAGCAACTGTTtgtcttgttgtttttgtatttcgtatttattaattaattgcacaCGAGTACTCAACGTTTCAATTCCGATGCACCGTACCGTTTGCTTGGAGACCTGCGACGAAACTGATTTCAGCTTTGCCATTGCGACCGCAAATCGACTAAGTACCTGAGCCTCTGCCAGCGTCGACGTCGGCGTCGTGGGTGGCAAGGCACGAACAACGATcgtgttctctctctctttcctcaCACTCTGTTTATCTACCGTTCATGCTCACGATTGGACACACGCTCACGCTCAGATTCCTTCTCTCCTACACACTTGTCTCTTTTGCAATACATCAAGAGGCTTGGCTCTTTAGGGTGCCCAAATTTTGTTTAGCTTACCATCCATAAAATCTGACTGTTAGCCAAAATCTATCTAATGATATCCGATATGTTTTGCCTCTTTTTTAAGTTATTCAATAAACTCAGCGATTGCATacgttaaatttaaatatgctaAATAAGTGTTCACCTAACAACCGCTAAACAAGACAACgtgagttttatttaaataattatcgTAAATAGCTTATGAATGAAGCTTATGATCGTGCCTGTGTGAAATTCCTGAAGTTGGATAAACGGAAAGTTAAGTAAAGCGTAGGAGCGTTCATTGGTTTCTAAAGTTATAAATCGTTAGAATTTTGAAAACTATAATAGAATTACAAATTAAGGTAATCCTCTCAGTCGCTGTATACTTATATTATACTTACTTTTACTCCTATGAATTTCAATCGCTTGGAAAAAACTTTCAACTGGTACAattactttaaattgttttgtaaaataaaactcGTAAATAAGTTTCAGTTCAAGTTGATTGAAAATATTCAGTGTATTTACATTATAAAATTGTGCTAATAGATGCTACATACATTCAATCTGACTCGATTTGCGCGAGCTTTTGAAATGATGAAGCTGAATCAATTTACTCGTAATAGCCAAGCCCTACTTAATAAATGTGGTAAGTACAGcgattatatatactatatatgtatgtaagtaaataagaaatgagttgtaaatttaatatataattttgcacatgTCCGCCTGCTGAGGAAATCTACTGCGAAGCAGCTGATTCTCCAGATTCTAAACTAATTCCAGATGATGTTAAAGTACTTGTAATAGTCactaatgtatatataatgtatatgaGATAATTCAGATGAGTTTGTGTCGTCCCAGCGAAGCAGTGTGCATGGGGCTGCAGTTCTCGATGAGGAGACCTGCTCCAGCTGCACCTGAGCCGTGACTCTGTCCCTCATCGCTGGGCGAGGAgccgccgctgttgctgctgttgttgtgcacCCGTTTCATGGGTCGCTTGCGATCCAAGTCGGAGCAGGGATGTAGTTCGACTGTTTGCAGACTCTGAGCGCGCTGCAAGGAGAGACGAAGTGGCTTCTTGGGCGGCGTGGGTCGAACAGTGCGTGATGATTCCGTGGACGGCTTCGTTGATTCGTTCTCGCTGTCAAAGTCGAGGGATTTGACGCTGCGCATGTCGCTGGGCAGACGTGCGCGCAGTGTTTGAGCCTCACTCTGGCGTGGGGTGTCCCTACGACGCTCCAGGCTGTGCATAAAAGAAAGATTCATTAGTAAACTTGAAGAGATATCTCTTTATTAATGCAACCTACCCATTGTAGTGATTGAGGTGTTCCACGCTGCGAGCGTGTGTACTCATCAAATGCTCAcgatgcagctgctgttgctgctgcagtgcaTCACGTGGTCGATCCCTTTCGCGCTGTCGTTCGTGTCGATCCCGTTGACGTTCCTTCTCccgccgctgctgttgcatgtaGGCCGAGTCGCTGTTGATGGATATCTTGGAGGCAGACAAGGACTTCGAGGGCATGGAATAGAGATGTGATTGGGGTAGACGCTCGCGCAGATCGATGTGAGTATTCTCCTTGATCAGCGTCTTGGTCACATGCGCCGGCGGAAGCTCATCACCCACCAGCTCAATGGGTTTGCCACCCACCAAGGTGGTGATGTAGTTGCCACGCTGAAAGATCAACGGTTTGTCTGGCGGAGTGGATGGTGAGGGTGGCGATGATATGCTAATGCTGGTCACATGCGCACTATTCGATTgagttgtcgctgctgttagATGTTGCTTCTGTGGCTGCTTTTTCTGCTGTTCCTTGACAGTCTGCAGCTCACGCACCTGTTCCTCAAGGTAGGAAATGCGATGCTGCAGTCGCATGTTGTTCTCCTTCTCCTGGTCGAGTTGCTTTTGTGGTATGGGTACGGATTTCTTGCGCAGCACAACCATTTGACATTTGCCCGAATTGCCCACATGCTTCTGGAGCTCCTCTTTCGTCTTGCTGGTCACCAAACGTCCATTGATCTCCAATATGCGATCGCCCTTGTACAGTCCATCTCCCTCAAGTGCCCACTCGACAAAGAATCCCGGCTGATCGGGTCGCTGTTGAGCTGCCCAACGTCCAGAAGTGGCATGCACCGCATGCAAACTCAGCGACACACCGGAGCTGATAATGTTGTAGAGCGTCTGAGCCTCGGGCTTGGATTTCTCCAAGCGCGCTTGCAGAGCACGTGCCTCCTCCACGATGGAGAGCATCTGCAGCTCTTCGCGGCCCAAAGCATACTCCAGCTCCGCTTGTCGAATGCGTATATCAATGTTGCTGAGAAAGAACTGTTAGTAATTGAAATATAGAAGAAGAGTTGAGGTGTTACTCACTCTGTGATGTCCAACTTCTCCAGCGCACTCTTCAGATTCTTGATCTTAATACGCTTGTTCTCCGCCTCTGCCTTGAGGCGATTCAGCTTCTGCTCGGCAGCTGGCTTCTCCGACTCGTCCAGTGGCGGGCCACTGGGGCGTGGCAGCTTGCCCAGACAGAGCTGTATGCGTAGATTCTGTATGACAGCCTCACGATCCTGCAGAGCGGACCGCAACTCCTTCGACTCGCTGCGTGTGGAGCGCGAGGAGAGCGTGCCGCCCAGGGAGCCGCCCTTGCGACGTCTTCCGGTTGTGGAGCAATGTGAGGCAGCGCTGCTCAGTTGCAGCTGCGTGTCATGATTGCTCTCCGACGCAGTGTGCAGACTGTACTTGGCTGCGCTGGCACAGCTCTTCGGGTTGAGAATGGTCTATCGGGGAGAGAGGAGAAGAAAGTTGATTAGATTACAATGAGAGACATTCAATAAAGGCGAAGAAATAATGACTGAAGTCATTCGAAATCTTAAGCTTTCTATGTTCTATCAAATGTGTTGAAAGAAATCCAATATTTTGATTAGAATAACtcgatttaaaataaagaaagataTGTTTATTAATTCAATACTCAATTCCCAATTCttaacatttgtattttttttgcaccCATTTTTTTAGatgtaaataattaatcaatttgtttatagttttattttttacaaaaaaCTAAGATATACTTAGTCGCtgttgaatttattgttttcctaaatgcttattaaaaatatataaatatgacaGAAGTTTAGTAAAGCTTTTCAATGGAATAGTCCAAACTTAGTGTAGTTGACTTCCGAAATGGTAAGAAATACAGCTTAGAGCGAGTTGAGCCACGACAAAAATTTCCGTATCCCTACAAAGTCATTGTAAACTTCTTTGTATTATGTGACGCCTACTCCTTGGGTATATCATAGACTCCACACTCGCGATTTGCAGGCAGTGAAGCATCTGTAAGAGAGCCACAAAATACTTTTAGCTTTGGTTTTAAACATGGATTTAGGTTTCCCAATGCTCACCGATTTTCTTGGGATAGGGCAAATTCAAGTTATCCATGATCTGTATGAATTCATCGAGAGTTTTCGTTAAACGAGGATTGTAACGTTTCTCCTCCCACACGCTACTCTCCAGCTGTCCTCTGTAAACATAATCCAGATAAAAGTTTGTACAGAAATCCGAGTTCACAACTCACTTGTAATCATGCGCTGGATAGATGCGATAATTCTCCGGCAGACTGAAGATCTTGTTGTGCACATTCTCATAGAGACTCTTTGAACTACCCTCCTGGAAGTCGGTTCGTCCACAGCCGCGAATCAGGACAGTGTCTCCGGTGAAAATGCAACCCTGCTCCTGAATAACATAGCTCATGCAGCCATTGGTGTGGCCAGGTGTGGCCAGTGCATCGATCGAGTGCCGTCCAAACTCAATGCGGTCGCCCTCTTTGATGTGGCGATCAGCCTTGGCGCCACTTGCACCAGCAATTATTGATTGGCAACCAGTTAACTGCTTTAGCCAGCCACTGCCGGTGATGTGATCAGCATGCATGTGAGTGTTGACTACAGAAATTGTGGTTTTAAGTCCAGAGTTCATTGTACTCCATAGTTCCAACACTTACTGGCATATTTGAGCTTGAAGCCCAAATCTTTTACTAGCTGCGCATCGCGCTTAGCTTGCTCCAGCACGGGATCTATGATAACTGCCTCTCCGGTACCCACATCCGCCAGCAGATAGCTGTAGGTGCTGCTCTCGCCATCGAACAGCTGTtggaaattttcaatttcatcaCATATTTAGCGATTACATCACAAAAGAAGAGTATCAGATAACGACTGTTTACGCACTTGACGAAAGAAGAAATCCGGTGTAAATGGCTTGCGCTCCGGCAGACTCATTGCAGCTGATTGACTATGCAGCAATCGTGGTGAAACGGCGCATAAGCTTTTAATATTCACAGTCCGCGACACAGGCGCAGGTGAGCGAATAAGCGATGGTAGCCGAACGAAGGCCGAAAGCAGACTAACACTCACGACTCGCATTTCAATGGGGCTTGGCTCTCGCTGTGAAAGTTGTGTGTAAAAGGGGGGGAAGACAGTGTCGATCACAGTTGACTCGctttgtgtgcgtgcgtggAGCTTAAGCTACTGCTGAAAGCTCTTGTCGttcgtttgctttgtttttgttttatttattttttttttgctttgccgGCGCGGTGATATTGCGTTAATCTCGGGTGTTTATTGTTAGTAtctatagaaataaatatctatatacatatgtttgtatgtatttcaTTGCATTAATCAATTAACAGAATGCGATGGTTTAGTACTTGTATTTTACGACTGATTCCGTTTGATATCACTGATAATTCACTAGCACATAAGCATTAACAAACATTTgcaatatgtattttgtagGTTAGCTATATTCACAACACTTCACAATGTTTGCCGCAAATCGcgtttagttatttttaattatcacaatattttacaataaCAAGTATcgtttacaaacaaattttgagcgcataacaaaacaaatgtgtAAGATAAATGAAAAAGCTGCTAGTGCAACAGCTGTTGGCACGCGAACACTTCTTCGACAACTGAAAAGCTTTGTCAAGTGTTTTGAGCTTTTATGTATAAATGCGATAACACGAAAGCTTCCTAACCTGTTGATACTAGTTGACGTAACAAAAGCTCATTGCTACGACTACGTGCTCAACGACAGCAAAGCGAAAGacgaagcagaagcaaaaagTGCAACGAGAAGCCGGCAACAGCCGTTACAGCGACTCAGATGTCTTAGATGCATTCAAAAAGCAACCACCATTGTAGAAAAGGTGACACACCCTTCTTAAGTACAAGATTATGGACTTAGTGGCGTTACTTTATCAACCCCATactttgtaataatatttttaaggaCTGCATCTGCAAGGAAGTTCTGATGAAATTTCAACAATTACTCGTCAAGACCGGACATTGTCCAGTTAAAACGTGAGAACTTCCTGGTTGGTCCGATGGTcctttttttgacttttcgcTGCgatcattaaaaaatttacatatattacgGAAATTTCTCATCAGTTGCAACTTTGAACCACATGTGTCGCGTTGAGAAGTTTGAATAATTGGTGTAATTCTGTGGAAGAAATTAATTGACCGTATATGACACGTTTGTGCTCCCAAAGGGTGTGAATTACATACCCGGGGTGCTAATTTAGGCATTAATCGAATTGAATatgctaattaaatatttatttgtgaaatAAGAAGATGTCTTATTGACTgcaacatatacatacatgctAATAAGTCAGTACTTGAACTCGTATTACCGCATCTTTCTccaaaaaaaatccaaaaagtTACGCCTCATACTCCACTCTTTATGACTAATAAGCAGCCCAGTTAACGGTCCACATCGGTGCTAAACATCTAAAAATACTCGTAATTTACTGTTACTTTCAATCATTTCGCTTCGAGAGTGAAAGTCATTCAATAGAAGAGTTTtactgttgttatttttgtagtgTTTTGGATGACTGCCCAACCATTTTTTCTTTAACTAATTTGCAAGGCCTTGCTTTTGTATCgtacatttatgtatatggaATAGTCCGAGTGTGTGGAAAGTCCACAATGCGTCTTGCTGTTTCTTTCTGCGTCGGCGGAAGTACCGTCCGtatctataaataatatataaatcagTTTTCATAGTCTAATGAACACCCGCAGCTgtaaatttttggttttttttttttcaatttttatccATCCAAATCTTTTTCTACCAAGCTTACATACTTAATTCGATTTCGTAGGTGTAACACGAATAGCATTTATGTATGTGCGGTATTTAAACTTGAATTTTCATGAAGATAAGCCCACTAACCTttattacaacaatttttaattataattcaaaagAAATCTTTCAAGTCTTTCAATCAGCAACTTATCATCAAATGTGTACATAGCGTGCCACTCTGAACGATGCCTTTTAAAGCTTTGCACTGCTTTCGACTGCTTGTCAAGCGGTGGTTACGAGTAAGATGGCATCTGCAGTTAGCCGGTTTTTGGATAACATTAAAACTTCCATGagaattgtttatttaattgcgCAAGCTGATTGCTATCTGAACATTTTGAGTGTTTAGACGCCTATTAAAAGGCAACTCCTCGTTAAAAAATCATTATACTAATTTGAGTCGTACACAATatactttattaatattatacacCGTTGTCattaaaaaagttgcaaaaacaTCGTATACAGAGGATAAAAGGATGAATCTTCTTTTTACGGGACTgcattctttttgtttgcttaacaGTCTTTTTAATTagtcattttatttcatttatgagagttttcatataaatttgaattgtggAAGTGAGCATTAAACTATGAATTATATactatcaataataataatgtttactatcattaataataatttcaatacatttttttaataataaaagttaatgCAGATGAtgtcaagaatatatattgattCAACTAaccataaaatacaatttttaacgAAAACTTGGATGTctcataattttttattttctaagaATTCTTTAATGattcatttgattttgaaaGATCTGAAGTTTGAGTAGATTTTTTTGTAATGtaacattttgattaaattacaattaattaagaaTACGATTCAAAGAAATCTttcatacatataataatttttttgtgttttgcgaAACTAAAACTCatcttaaattgttttaagaAATTGATGAATGTCGATGCTCAAATGCGTTGGCAAGATTAAATGTGGGAATGAGTTCGTCTCTTGGGGCCGAGAAAGTGTTGCTTAAAAATGCATTACGAAGCATTAATAGTTAACAATTAATAGCTGTAAATTGTGG of Drosophila nasuta strain 15112-1781.00 chromosome 3, ASM2355853v1, whole genome shotgun sequence contains these proteins:
- the LOC132788950 gene encoding uncharacterized protein LOC132788950, yielding MDTGSVVSEPISAHHRAFAKQKSASMTILNPKSCASAAKYSLHTASESNHDTQLQLSSAASHCSTTGRRRKGGSLGGTLSSRSTRSESKELRSALQDREAVIQNLRIQLCLGKLPRPSGPPLDESEKPAAEQKLNRLKAEAENKRIKIKNLKSALEKLDITDNIDIRIRQAELEYALGREELQMLSIVEEARALQARLEKSKPEAQTLYNIISSGVSLSLHAVHATSGRWAAQQRPDQPGFFVEWALEGDGLYKGDRILEINGRLVTSKTKEELQKHVGNSGKCQMVVLRKKSVPIPQKQLDQEKENNMRLQHRISYLEEQVRELQTVKEQQKKQPQKQHLTAATTQSNSAHVTSISISSPPSPSTPPDKPLIFQRGNYITTLVGGKPIELVGDELPPAHVTKTLIKENTHIDLRERLPQSHLYSMPSKSLSASKISINSDSAYMQQQRREKERQRDRHERQRERDRPRDALQQQQQLHREHLMSTHARSVEHLNHYNGLERRRDTPRQSEAQTLRARLPSDMRSVKSLDFDSENESTKPSTESSRTVRPTPPKKPLRLSLQRAQSLQTVELHPCSDLDRKRPMKRVHNNSSNSGGSSPSDEGQSHGSGAAGAGLLIENCSPMHTASLGRHKLI
- the LOC132788951 gene encoding persulfide dioxygenase ETHE1, mitochondrial, whose protein sequence is MRVVSVSLLSAFVRLPSLIRSPAPVSRTVNIKSLCAVSPRLLHSQSAAMSLPERKPFTPDFFFRQLFDGESSTYSYLLADVGTGEAVIIDPVLEQAKRDAQLVKDLGFKLKYAINTHMHADHITGSGWLKQLTGCQSIIAGASGAKADRHIKEGDRIEFGRHSIDALATPGHTNGCMSYVIQEQGCIFTGDTVLIRGCGRTDFQEGSSKSLYENVHNKIFSLPENYRIYPAHDYKGQLESSVWEEKRYNPRLTKTLDEFIQIMDNLNLPYPKKIDASLPANRECGVYDIPKE